CACTTCTTCATGCGATATTTCCACAATTTCGCCGGGCACACCACTGTCGGTAACTATTGAAATACCAAACACTTTAATGTCCATATGAACGGCAACAATCACCTCAGGCACTGTCGACATTCCCACCACATCGGCACCTAAAATCCTGAACATTTTATATTCGGCAGGAGTTTCAAAAGTTGGCCCCGAAACACCCACATAAACACCTTCTTTCACATCGATATTATGTTGCAGTGCAATTAATTTGGCTTTGTTTCGCAAACGCTGGTCGTAACATTTACTCATGTCGGGGAAACGTGGCCCCAGATCCTTGTTGTTTTTTCCACGCAGCGGATGATCGGGAAAAAAGTTGATGTGATCGTTAATAACCACAATCTCACCCACTTTCCAATCCGGATTTAAACCACCGCTCGCATTCGATACAAACAAGTGTGTAATTCCCACATATTTTAGCACACGCACCGGGAAAGTTACTTCTTTCATATCGTAACCTTCGTAATAATGGAAACGGCCCTGCATTGCCAATACTTCCTTATCTCCCAGCTTACCATAAATTAAACGACCTGCATGACCATCAACGGTTGAAACAGGAAAATTAGGTATTTCGTTGTATGGAATCGAATCAATAATTTCAATTTCGTTCACCAAACCACCCAGCCCGGTTCCTAAGATAATACCTACCTCAGGACTTGCCTGAATTCTTTCTTTTATGAAGCTCGCGGTTGCTTTTATTTTCTCCAACATAATTTAAAATCTTTTTATTAAACGATTTTTTTTCCTCATCGAGGAATTTTACCTGAACCGGTAAATAATACAAAACGCTTTTAAATTCATCCGTTAGTCCTGAATTATTTTTTAAACGCATTGAATCCTTTTCGGTTGTAATAATTATCTTTTTTTCTGCTTTGAGGGCAGCAAATTTATTTAGTATGGTTTGAATATCCTGTGCCGAATAATTGTAATGATCGGGGAAAGTCAGTGTTTCAATCCTTTTTGAAAAGTGGCGTAAATATTTTTCGATCAATTTTGGCGATGCAATTCCGGTAAGCAGCAAAACAGCATGTTTCTTTTCCTTATAAAAGCCGGCATCCAGCGATTCAGCATCAAAAACAGGCAGCAGTTTATCGTATTCCAGTTTTGTAAAATACAATTTCTGATAAGGAAACAATCCAACATCGTTGCTTAAAATCCGACGCATTATTGGTGTAACCTCGTCGGGGCATTTTGTAAAAATAATAATGTTGGCCCGCCTCATCTGGTGAACACTTTCTCGCAGGCGCCCCATGGGCAAAAGATGATCTTCTTTTATCTGGCGGTTGTAATCAATCAACAGGATATTAAGCCCCGGCGATATTCGACGGTGTTGAAAGGCATCGTCGAGTAAAACTACATCGGGTGCTTTTGCTTCTGAAGCCAGCAATTTTTCAACTCCCACAACCCGGTTTTCGCACACCGAAACGGTTACATCTTTGTATTTATTTTTAATCTGCAAGGGTTCGTCGCCCACTTCAATGGCGGTAGAATTGGACTCAACATACCTAAATCCTTTGGTTTTTCGTTTGTAACCGCGACTTAAAGTAGCCACTTCGTATTTTTCTTTCAGCAATTTTACCAGATATTCTACGTGCGGCGTTTTCCCGGTTCCCCCAACTGTAATGTTACCAATCGAAATGACAGGCACATCAAATTCGGTCGATTTCAGGATGTTTAGATCGTAGGCACGGTTTCGCAAATACATAACAAAACCATACAATAAAGAAAGAGGATACAGGAATATTTTGACCATTTATGCAGTTATTCAAATAGAAAACGAAGATAAGAAACAAGCAGGTAAATAAAAACAATCTCCGGGAAAGAATTGCTCCAGAGGGAAAATGGCGGTGACGGAAATTTAAAATTCATATTAACTATATAATTATTATCTTTTGTTGTGATTTTTCATCCTTTTTTTACGACTAATGGGTCAAAGAGCAAATCAAAAATGATTGATAAAAATTTAACGAATAACTTTCTGGAATTAGTCGAAGAAAACAAAAAACTGATTTACAAGGTCAGCCACATGTACTGTAATTCCCCAACGGAGCGAAACGACCTCTTTCAGGAAATAGTAACTAATCTGTGGAAGGGATTTCCTCAGTTTAAAGGTCTTTCAAAATTCAGCACATGGGCGTATAGGATCTCAATCAACACAGCCATTTCATGGTTTCGTGATTATTCGAATCACCGAAATTATATTGAATACACAGATTTTGTACCGAACATGACTGACGACTGTGAATTGGACGAACTGACGGATACCTTATTTAATGCCATTGAACATTTAGGGAAAATTGATAAAGCAATCATCTTACTTCAGCTCGACGGATATTCGTACGATGATATTGCCGAGATTATCGGAATTTCCAAAACCAATGTGGCTACCAAAATCAATCGTTTAAAGCTCAAATTAAAAAGTCATTTGTCAAACAATTAAACAATTTATCATGGAATACGCAGAACTGGAACAACTCTGGAAAACATACGACAGCAAACTGAACCATTTAGAAAGACTAAATAAAAGACTAATGGTTGAAACCTTATCAAGAAAGCCACAAAAGAGAATTAACTGGCTGCAATACAAAAATTACTACGGACTTATTATGGCACCCATCATTCTTATTTTTGCTTTGCATCCACAAATACAAGCAGGCAGTTTGGATGATGCAAAATTTGTTGCCGGAATAGTACTTCTACTCGTATTGATTGGGTATAACACATGGCATTTTATAACAATGATTAATAAACTGAAAAAAGTGGATTTAATAAATGACTCGGTTATTAAATCAGCCGATCGCTTAAACGATTATAAAAGTAGGTTTATAGCGAGATTTAAATCGGTGTATGTATCCATGCCAGTAACACTGGCAGGTGTACTTTTAATTGCTTGGGAAGATTTACACTTTGGGCAGAACCTGTATATTTTGATTATATTCTTAAGCCTGTTCACTGTTATTTGGGGAAACAAACAACTTCAGGTATTCAAAAAAAGAATGAATAAACTGGTACACGACATTAACGAATTAAACGAATACAAAGAATAATTCGGCCAATTTCAAAAGCTTATAGATTTTCTTTTCTTGTAAAAACTTGCTCTACTCCCGCAAGATTCTAACGTTTGTTTATAAATAGGAAGGCAATAAGATAGCGCGTTAGCAGAAAAAAAGGATCCGATCTTTTTGAAAGATCGGATCCTTTTTTCCCTGGTAGCGCAGTCAACAGAATTCTTCTTGCTTCCAACTTCTGCCTTCTAACTTCTGCCTTAATTCACATTAATATCATACGGCATCCGCGCGAAGATACCATTCATTCCACTCGCTTTTTTCAGGTATTCGTAGTAGCGGTAGTTTTCGCCCAATTCGTTTTTTAATAGTTTAGCGCGAACATTATCGGCACCCATTTTAAACAGCTCTTCAAACGGATTTGGCAAAGCCGGTAAATCAACCGTTCTGTAGTCTTCCAATCCTTCCATTTCGGCAGCCAGTTTTATAGCATCCTGTAATCCGCCAAATTCATCCACCAATCCAATTTCTTTGGCATTTTCGCCACTCCAAACACGTCCCTGTCCAATTTCGTCCACCTGTTCCTTACTCATTCCACGTCCTTCGGCCACATGCGAAATAAAAGTATCGTAACCTTCTTCAATGTTTAATTGCATCATTGCCCGCTCATGCTCTGTCATTGGACGTGTTAAGGTCAGCAAATCGGAATTTTTATTGGTTTTTACCACATCGGTAGTAATTCCCAGCTTATCGTTTAACAGCTCCCCAAAGTTTGGAATTTGCCCAAAAATACCGATTGATCCGGTTATTGTATTTGGGCTGGCAACAATTTTGTCGGCCGGGCAGGCAATGTAGTAACCACCCGATGCAGCCACATCGCCAAACGATACCACCAGTGTTTTTTCTTCGGCCGCCAGTTTTACTTCGCGCCACATGGTTTCCGAATCAAACACAGCTCCTCCCGGAGAATTAATCCGGAATACAATGGCTTTGTATGAACTATCCTGACGCACTTTACGAATTTCCCTGCCAAATTTATCGCCGTCGATCATTTCGCCACTTCCCAACGACATACCAATATCGCCGCTGGCGTATATTACTGCAATTTTATTGCGGCTGTATTTTTTGCCTTTGCCTTTTACTGCAGCCGATGCATAATCTTTTGCTCCAATAATTGGCACTCCTTCAGTTCCTTCAATTCCGGTAATTTCGCGAAGATCGGCTAACACTTCATCTTTGTATTCTACTGCATCAACCAAACCCGATTCAACCGCATATTTTCCTTTTTTAAAGGTTTGAACCTCATCGGCAAGTTCATTTAGTTTTTCAATCGAAATGCCTCTTTCTTCCGAAATTCCTTTTAACATGTGATTCCACAAACTTCCCATGTAAGTAAGTGTTTGTTCACGGTTCTCGGCACTCATTTTATCGAGCAAGAATGGTTCAACCGCCGCCTTAAATTTTCCATGACGAACGATCTGCATTTCCACACCAATCTTTTTCAAGGCATTTTTGTAAAACATCATTTCGCCGCCTAAACCCCGAAAATCAACACCCACTTCAGGATGTACCACAATTTTATCGGCTACGGTGGCCAGGTAATATGCTTTTTGTCCGAGCATCATCTTATCGGCACAGGCATACACCGGTTTATCGCTTTTTTCTTTAAACTCAATCAAGGCATTTCTAATTTCTTCAACCGTTGCCATTCCTGCGTTTATTGACGAAACATCAAGGTAAACTCCTTTAATCCGGTCGTCATCCACTGCTTTCTCAAGCGATTCCATAATATTGTCGAGCCCCAGCGTTTTTACACTTGCAAACATCCCCGGAAGTTCCATTCCTTCGAAAGGATCGTTTGGTGCACGGTCAACAATTGTACGATCCATGTTTAAAACCAACATGCTGTTTTCCTGCACAATTACTTCTTTTTCGGTTGACGAAACGATTGCACCAATTATCATAAACATTAAAACTATTCCAATAAACGAAACAGCAAAAACCCCAACAATGGTTGCAAATACGTATTTAAAAAATTCTTTCATATGATTATAATTGTTTGTTTACGAATGTTTGACATAAAATCAGATAAAAATCCAGTCCTTCAGAATGGTATCTGATGACAAAAATTATTTATCCTTGCCTCTTGTTTTTTCTTTCTCAAATCCTTACTACTTTTATCGATTGGTATAAATTTGTTCAAGGAATTACAAATATATAAATCAATGCACAAGGTTTATCTAGGAATTGGTGGAAATATCGGAAATAAGGAGCAGAATTTTAAAAAGGTTCTGGATTTGATTGATAAGGAATTAGGTAAAATTCTTATCGCGTCGTCGATTTACGAAGCACCGCCATGGGGATTTCATTCCGAAGATGCATTCTGGAACCAGGTAATTTATATCGAAACAATTCTGGAAGCAGAGGAATTGCTTTGGAGAATTCATGGTGTAGAAGAAAAATTTGGCCGGGTAAGGGAAAAAGAGCGTTATTCTTCGCGCGAAATGGACATTGACATTCTGTATTTTAACGAAGAATATTTTGAAACCAAAACGCTCATCATTCCACATCCTCGAATTCATGAACGAAAATTTGTTTTGGTCCCGCTTGCAGAAATTGCACCAAACTTTAAACACCCGCTACGCAGATTAACCAGCATAGAAATGCTGGAAGCCTGCCGCGATGATTCGATCATTAAAAAGGTGGTTATTGACTAACCACCCGAATAATATTTATTCTTGAATTCCTTCTGTCCACTCCGAGTTGTACAAATAATCGTTGTAAGGAAAACGTTGCGAATGAATGGCTTTTACGTGTTCGTACAATTCCTCTTTAAAATCTTCGACATTTGATTTCTCTTTTGCCGAAATAAAAAGTGCCGGTGTATTGCTTTTTGCCATCCACGAGTTTTTCCATTCGTCTAAAGTAAAATTGTCTTTTGTACGTGGCGACAAGTCATCCTCGTCCTTTGCCTCGTAAGTAAACGCATCAATTTTATTAAAAATGTACAAAGTTGGTTTATCGCCCGCTTCAATTTCCTGCAGCGTAGTGTCAACGGTTTCAATCTGCTCCTCAAATCCGGGATGTGAGATATCTACAATGTGCAGCAACACATCCGCTTCACGCACTTCGTCGAGTGTTGATTTAAACGACTCGACCAATCCATGAGGCAGTTTCCGGATAAATCCTACGGTATCGGCCAATAAAAACGGCAGGTTTCCGATTACCACTTTACGAACCGTTGTGTCGAGCGTTGCAAAAAGTTTGTTTTCGGCAAACACTTCCGACTTGGCCAACATATTTAATATGGTAGATTTTCCTACGTTGGTATAACCAACCAGGGCAACACGCACCAGTTTTCCACGATTTTTACGCTGGGTAGCCTTCTGCTTGTCGATTTTAACCAACTGCTTTTTTAACAACGAAATTTTATCCAGAATAATCCGGCGGTCGGTTTCAATCTGAGTTTCACCCGGACCACGCATTCCAATCCCCCCTTTTTGCCGCTCAAGGTGAGTCCACATTCGCGTAAGTCGGGGAAGTAAATACTGGTATTGAGCCAGTTCAACCTGTGTTTTTGCGTGTGCCGTTTGGGCGCGTTTGGCAAAAATATCGAGAATCAGGTTGGTTCTGTCCAATACTTTGCACTCCAATATGGTTTCGATATTTCGCAACTGAGTTGGAGAAAGTTCATCGTCGAAAATTACGGTATCGGCTTCAACCACTTTAATGTAGTTGCCAATTTCTTCGAGTTTACCCGGCCCAACAAATGTTGCTTTGTTTGGTACATCGAGCTTTTGCGTAAATTTTTTCAATACCACAGCGCCAGCCGTATCGGCCAAAAACTCCAATTCATCCAGGTATTCTTTAACCTGTCTTTCGTCTTGCGCGTGGTTTATTAAACCTACTATTACTGCCTTTTCTGTTTCCGGTGCTGTTTCTATCATGCTCTAATCTGTTGTAAAAAAAAACTCCTGCTTCATTAGAAACAGGAGTGCAAAAATATTGTTTTTTATTTGTTACTGCAACACGAAGTTAATTGGTACCGTGTACGATACATTAACTGGTTTTCCACGCTGTTTTCCGGGCTTCCATGGTGGAAGAGCATTTACAACGCGAAGTGCTTCCTTGTCCAAAGATGGATCGACACCCCTTGCGATAGATGCATTTGTAACCTGACCTGTTTTACCAACAACAAAAGTTACATATACTTTACCTTGAATACCGTTTTCCTGAGCAATTACAGGATATTTAATGGCGTTAGCAATGTACTTACGTAAAGCTAAATCACCACCAGGGAATTCCGGCATATCCTCAACGATAAAAAATACCTGAGCTTCTTCTTCTTCTTCCTCTTCTGCAGTTTCAATTACCGGAGCAACATCAATTACAGTTTCGTCATCAGCTTCAGTATCTTCAATCTCCAATTCGTCTTCAATCTCAACATCATCGTCAACAATGTTTAACACCTCGATTACTTTTGGTGGTGGAGGTGGTGGAGGTGGTTTTACCTCTTGCTCACGAGTAATTGGGATAATCTCTTCTTCAACTTGTGCGGTTTGGATAGTACCCAACGATTCAGCTTTACTTGGTTTTGTAGTCCATTCAAAAGCCAAAAGCGTGACGCCTAACGCGACAACCAACCCGATAAGTAAAAAGGTATTTCTTTTACTCTCAAGATCAGCTTTTTTAGATTTTTTAAGTTCCATACTACTTATTAATTATTTGTTTTATTCGATTTTTGCCCCCTAAAAAGCGGGGCTTAAAGATAAAAAATAATATTTACATGCAAGATAAAAATCAATTGATTTATAAATTCTATCTCAACTCGAAATATATAGGCACAGTGTACCTGACTTTAACAGCCTTTCCAGCCTGTTTTCCCGGTTTCCATTTTGGCATTCCGCGAACGACTCTTAATGCCTCATTGTCCAGTGCAGAATCCACGCCGCGCAACAGGTCTACATCATTAATGTTACCCAACTCATCAATTACAAAGCTCACATAAACTTTTCCTTTTATTCCATTTTCCTGTGCAATTAACGGGTACTTAACATTGTTTGCCAAATAGCTAAGCAAGGCTTGTTTTCCGCCCGGAAATTCGGGCATAATTTCAACATGAATAAAAATATCGTCTGGCTTATCAAGAGGATTTTCACTTGGTTTAAATACTGGGTTACTAAAATCAATTTCCAACCCGTCATCCGGTTCAGAGCTAAAATCAGCAAAAATATCGTCAACCTGTTGATCATTTTCAACCAACTTAATAATCTCAACTTGCACCATTGGCTTTGGAATCTCTTTCTTTTCGGCTGGTGTGCGAGGGATAAAAATATATTCTTCAGGTGTATAATCATGCGTATCAAATTCCATTACAGCATCTGATGTACTTGTTTTCCACTCGAAGGCATATAAAACAGAACTCAACGCAATTACCAAACCAATTAAAAAGAAGATGCTTTTTTTGTTTTCGAGATTGGCTTTTTCGCTTTTTTTATTTTCAATCATGGCTTATTGTTTAAATGAGTGAATCAATAAATAAAGAACGCCGGCTCGTTTTCTGCAGAACAATATTTGTTTAACAAAAACTTTACCAAAATTGAAATATGGGATACTCTTCTTGAATTATTATTTTATGTGTGGGATTTTGAAGTCGTTTATAGCTAAAACCACATTAAAAATACTTATTAATCGTACTGTGTAAAATATCCTTACTGATTGGTTTTGAGACATAATCGTTACAACCTGCTTCCAGTGCTTTTTCTCTGTCGCCCTCTAATGCAAAAGCAGTTTGAGCAATTATTGTAACTTTCTTATTAAAGGTCCGTATTTTTCGTGTTGCTGCGAAACCATCCATAACCGGCATTTTTATATCCATCAGGATTAAATTGGTGTCAGGATTTTGGTTGCAAAATTCAACCGCCTCTTTTCCGGTACTGGCAAAACTTATTTTCGTTGCAGTTTTTTTCAATAAAATAGACAAATGGAGTTTACTTATTTCGTCATCTTCAGTAATTAAAACATTTATGTTTTTTACTTTCTTTTCACTCTCATTCTGTATTCCTTCAGAGTTGAATTTTGCAACTGAAAAATTTTCGGCAACACTCGGTATCGTAAAATAAAATGTGGAACCTTCATTGATTGCTGATTCCACCCATATTTTCCCTCCGAGCAATTCAACGTACGATTTTGCAATAGCAAGTCCCAATCCGGAACCTTCAAATGCCCTTACGTCATCGATATCTGCTTGTTCAAATCTGTTAAAAATTGCATCGATCCGCTTCTTTGGTATTCCAATTCCGGTATCCTTTACATAAAATTCAAAATACTGTTGTTTCTTAATGCCACCAATCTCAATAAATCCTTTGTCGGTAAATTTAATGGCGTTTTTAATGAGGTTGGACAATATGGAACTAAACTTATTTTTATCAGTTATTATTTGGTTATCGTCATCAGGTATTTGGTTTCCAAGTTTCAACTGAAGCCCCTTCTGATTTGCTTCAAACTCAAAGAATTGAAACAAAGTATTCAAATGCAAACTTGCATTTAACTTTCTGTTTACTACTTTAATCTGTCCTGTTTCTAATTTTGAAATCTCAATAATGTCATCAACGGTGTTTAACATCCGATCGCCACTTTTTTTGATAATTTCAATAAATCGGTTTTGATCTTCACCTGTCAAACCAGGTTCCTGTAATAGCGTTGTAAACCCCAGAATACCGTTCATTGGCGTTCTGATTTCGTGGCTCATATTTGCTAAAAAAGCTGTTTTTAACCGATCACTTTCCTGGGCTTTTTCTTTTGCAGTGATTAATTCGTTTTCAAAAATTTTACGCTCGGTTGTTTCCACAAAAATTTCCATCACGGCTTCCTCACCATTAAAAATCATACTTCTGTGCGTAATCTCAAATGTTCTTCCTCCGAACAGTCCCTCTGTTTCTGTTTTTATTATTTTGCCATTCAGTTTCTTTTCCGAAAGCGGACAATCTTTGCATTGCTGCTTATCGTCTTTGTACAATTCCCAACAAAACGAACCTATTTTATTCTTCCCCACAAGTTTTTCCAACACGGGGTTCATAAATAATATTTCACCTCTTTTATTAACTATTTCTATTGGAAACGGGATTGTATCGAGCAATGATTTGTTAAACAGATTTGCTTCTTCAAGAACAATGGTTCTTTCTTTAACCAATCGATCCAAATGCTCCTTTTCTCCCCGAAGTTTGTCTTCCGCCTTTTTTGTTCG
The sequence above is a segment of the uncultured Draconibacterium sp. genome. Coding sequences within it:
- a CDS encoding response regulator, yielding MEKILAIDDQPDNLITIKAVVKMLLPDYEVVTAMSGTQGIEQAREHQPDVILLDIIMPGMDGYEVCKLLKEDELTKHIPVVMVTALRTDSNSKVRALDLGADAFVSKPFEPVELAAQLKVILRTKKAEDKLRGEKEHLDRLVKERTIVLEEANLFNKSLLDTIPFPIEIVNKRGEILFMNPVLEKLVGKNKIGSFCWELYKDDKQQCKDCPLSEKKLNGKIIKTETEGLFGGRTFEITHRSMIFNGEEAVMEIFVETTERKIFENELITAKEKAQESDRLKTAFLANMSHEIRTPMNGILGFTTLLQEPGLTGEDQNRFIEIIKKSGDRMLNTVDDIIEISKLETGQIKVVNRKLNASLHLNTLFQFFEFEANQKGLQLKLGNQIPDDDNQIITDKNKFSSILSNLIKNAIKFTDKGFIEIGGIKKQQYFEFYVKDTGIGIPKKRIDAIFNRFEQADIDDVRAFEGSGLGLAIAKSYVELLGGKIWVESAINEGSTFYFTIPSVAENFSVAKFNSEGIQNESEKKVKNINVLITEDDEISKLHLSILLKKTATKISFASTGKEAVEFCNQNPDTNLILMDIKMPVMDGFAATRKIRTFNKKVTIIAQTAFALEGDREKALEAGCNDYVSKPISKDILHSTINKYF
- the sppA gene encoding signal peptide peptidase SppA, which produces MKEFFKYVFATIVGVFAVSFIGIVLMFMIIGAIVSSTEKEVIVQENSMLVLNMDRTIVDRAPNDPFEGMELPGMFASVKTLGLDNIMESLEKAVDDDRIKGVYLDVSSINAGMATVEEIRNALIEFKEKSDKPVYACADKMMLGQKAYYLATVADKIVVHPEVGVDFRGLGGEMMFYKNALKKIGVEMQIVRHGKFKAAVEPFLLDKMSAENREQTLTYMGSLWNHMLKGISEERGISIEKLNELADEVQTFKKGKYAVESGLVDAVEYKDEVLADLREITGIEGTEGVPIIGAKDYASAAVKGKGKKYSRNKIAVIYASGDIGMSLGSGEMIDGDKFGREIRKVRQDSSYKAIVFRINSPGGAVFDSETMWREVKLAAEEKTLVVSFGDVAASGGYYIACPADKIVASPNTITGSIGIFGQIPNFGELLNDKLGITTDVVKTNKNSDLLTLTRPMTEHERAMMQLNIEEGYDTFISHVAEGRGMSKEQVDEIGQGRVWSGENAKEIGLVDEFGGLQDAIKLAAEMEGLEDYRTVDLPALPNPFEELFKMGADNVRAKLLKNELGENYRYYEYLKKASGMNGIFARMPYDINVN
- the folK gene encoding 2-amino-4-hydroxy-6-hydroxymethyldihydropteridine diphosphokinase translates to MHKVYLGIGGNIGNKEQNFKKVLDLIDKELGKILIASSIYEAPPWGFHSEDAFWNQVIYIETILEAEELLWRIHGVEEKFGRVREKERYSSREMDIDILYFNEEYFETKTLIIPHPRIHERKFVLVPLAEIAPNFKHPLRRLTSIEMLEACRDDSIIKKVVID
- the hflX gene encoding GTPase HflX, with product MIETAPETEKAVIVGLINHAQDERQVKEYLDELEFLADTAGAVVLKKFTQKLDVPNKATFVGPGKLEEIGNYIKVVEADTVIFDDELSPTQLRNIETILECKVLDRTNLILDIFAKRAQTAHAKTQVELAQYQYLLPRLTRMWTHLERQKGGIGMRGPGETQIETDRRIILDKISLLKKQLVKIDKQKATQRKNRGKLVRVALVGYTNVGKSTILNMLAKSEVFAENKLFATLDTTVRKVVIGNLPFLLADTVGFIRKLPHGLVESFKSTLDEVREADVLLHIVDISHPGFEEQIETVDTTLQEIEAGDKPTLYIFNKIDAFTYEAKDEDDLSPRTKDNFTLDEWKNSWMAKSNTPALFISAKEKSNVEDFKEELYEHVKAIHSQRFPYNDYLYNSEWTEGIQE
- a CDS encoding sigma-70 family RNA polymerase sigma factor, with amino-acid sequence MIDKNLTNNFLELVEENKKLIYKVSHMYCNSPTERNDLFQEIVTNLWKGFPQFKGLSKFSTWAYRISINTAISWFRDYSNHRNYIEYTDFVPNMTDDCELDELTDTLFNAIEHLGKIDKAIILLQLDGYSYDDIAEIIGISKTNVATKINRLKLKLKSHLSNN
- a CDS encoding energy transducer TonB, with product MIENKKSEKANLENKKSIFFLIGLVIALSSVLYAFEWKTSTSDAVMEFDTHDYTPEEYIFIPRTPAEKKEIPKPMVQVEIIKLVENDQQVDDIFADFSSEPDDGLEIDFSNPVFKPSENPLDKPDDIFIHVEIMPEFPGGKQALLSYLANNVKYPLIAQENGIKGKVYVSFVIDELGNINDVDLLRGVDSALDNEALRVVRGMPKWKPGKQAGKAVKVRYTVPIYFELR
- a CDS encoding energy transducer TonB, which codes for MELKKSKKADLESKRNTFLLIGLVVALGVTLLAFEWTTKPSKAESLGTIQTAQVEEEIIPITREQEVKPPPPPPPPKVIEVLNIVDDDVEIEDELEIEDTEADDETVIDVAPVIETAEEEEEEEAQVFFIVEDMPEFPGGDLALRKYIANAIKYPVIAQENGIQGKVYVTFVVGKTGQVTNASIARGVDPSLDKEALRVVNALPPWKPGKQRGKPVNVSYTVPINFVLQ
- a CDS encoding purine-nucleoside phosphorylase, producing the protein MLEKIKATASFIKERIQASPEVGIILGTGLGGLVNEIEIIDSIPYNEIPNFPVSTVDGHAGRLIYGKLGDKEVLAMQGRFHYYEGYDMKEVTFPVRVLKYVGITHLFVSNASGGLNPDWKVGEIVVINDHINFFPDHPLRGKNNKDLGPRFPDMSKCYDQRLRNKAKLIALQHNIDVKEGVYVGVSGPTFETPAEYKMFRILGADVVGMSTVPEVIVAVHMDIKVFGISIVTDSGVPGEIVEISHEEVQEVAMKAEPKMTLIMKELIQSL
- the lpxK gene encoding tetraacyldisaccharide 4'-kinase, which translates into the protein MVKIFLYPLSLLYGFVMYLRNRAYDLNILKSTEFDVPVISIGNITVGGTGKTPHVEYLVKLLKEKYEVATLSRGYKRKTKGFRYVESNSTAIEVGDEPLQIKNKYKDVTVSVCENRVVGVEKLLASEAKAPDVVLLDDAFQHRRISPGLNILLIDYNRQIKEDHLLPMGRLRESVHQMRRANIIIFTKCPDEVTPIMRRILSNDVGLFPYQKLYFTKLEYDKLLPVFDAESLDAGFYKEKKHAVLLLTGIASPKLIEKYLRHFSKRIETLTFPDHYNYSAQDIQTILNKFAALKAEKKIIITTEKDSMRLKNNSGLTDEFKSVLYYLPVQVKFLDEEKKSFNKKILNYVGENKSNRELHKRKNSGKS